In Pseudomonas asiatica, the following are encoded in one genomic region:
- a CDS encoding SprT family zinc-dependent metalloprotease, with translation MPELLRQRVETCYQQAETFFKRPFPRPEISFKLRGQKAGVAHLHENLLRFNLQLYRENQEDFLRQTVAHEVAHLVAHHLFGDRIQAHGEEWQLIMRGVYELPPNRCHNYEVQRRVVTRYIYRCPCPQSDFPFTAQRHKLVRQGRRYLCKRCREILVYSGETRVE, from the coding sequence ATGCCCGAGCTGCTCAGACAACGCGTCGAAACCTGTTACCAGCAAGCTGAAACCTTCTTCAAACGCCCCTTCCCACGCCCGGAAATCAGCTTCAAGCTGCGCGGGCAAAAAGCCGGCGTCGCCCACCTGCACGAGAACCTGCTGCGCTTCAACCTGCAGCTTTACCGCGAAAACCAGGAAGACTTCCTGCGCCAGACCGTGGCCCATGAGGTGGCGCACCTGGTGGCACACCATCTGTTCGGCGACCGCATCCAGGCCCATGGCGAAGAGTGGCAGCTGATCATGCGCGGGGTGTATGAACTGCCGCCCAACCGTTGCCACAACTACGAAGTGCAAAGGCGCGTGGTGACCCGCTACATCTACCGCTGCCCCTGCCCGCAGAGCGACTTCCCGTTTACCGCGCAGCGGCACAAGCTGGTGCGCCAAGGGCGGCGCTACCTGTGCAAGCGGTGTCGGGAGATATTGGTGTATAGCGGCGAGACGCGCGTGGAATAG
- a CDS encoding Yip1 family protein, with protein MIHHVVGLFTHPDQEWREIRGEEETISHMYLTHTLILAAIPAVSAFIGTTQVGWVIGDRPAVMLTMESAIWMSIMSYLAMLAGVAVMGAFIHWMARTYDANPSMAQCIAFATYTATPLFIGGLAALYPHLWLGMLIGTAAICYTVYLLYVGLPTFMNIPSDEGFLFSSSVLAVGLVVLVAIMAATVIIWGLGVGPVYTN; from the coding sequence ATGATTCATCACGTTGTGGGGCTGTTTACCCATCCCGACCAGGAATGGCGGGAAATTCGTGGCGAAGAAGAAACCATCAGCCACATGTACCTGACGCACACCCTGATCCTGGCTGCGATCCCCGCCGTTTCGGCATTCATCGGTACAACCCAGGTCGGCTGGGTGATCGGCGACCGGCCAGCGGTGATGCTGACCATGGAAAGCGCCATCTGGATGAGCATCATGTCGTACCTGGCGATGCTTGCCGGGGTGGCGGTAATGGGGGCGTTCATCCACTGGATGGCCCGTACCTACGATGCCAACCCGTCCATGGCACAGTGCATCGCCTTTGCCACCTACACCGCCACACCGTTGTTCATCGGCGGCCTGGCGGCGCTGTACCCGCACCTGTGGCTGGGCATGCTGATCGGCACGGCCGCCATCTGCTACACGGTGTACCTGTTGTACGTCGGTTTGCCGACGTTCATGAACATACCGTCCGACGAAGGCTTCCTGTTCTCCAGCTCGGTGCTGGCGGTAGGCCTTGTGGTACTGGTGGCGATCATGGCCGCCACGGTGATCATCTGGGGACTGGGCGTGGGGCCCGTCTACACCAACTAG